The Prevotella melaninogenica genome has a segment encoding these proteins:
- a CDS encoding thiamine diphosphokinase has protein sequence MIINNKKNNKNGQHQHIPNEHSVRHSPPFGGVGGGFSTVILAAGDFPTHVLPLHILRTAENLIVCDGALEDLLEYDIEPTAVVGDGDSLSEELKQRYAHIYHPISEQEFNDLTKATLFARSHLKMDASTHTRPRFCYLGATGKREDHTLGNISLMLYYYRQLAINPVMVTDYGYFVAASGTMRFESFPGQQVSIFNATCKELSSNGLKWDVYPFSELWQGTLNEALSNEFTIQADGDYIIYRTHKI, from the coding sequence ATGATTATCAATAACAAAAAGAATAATAAGAACGGACAACACCAACACATTCCCAACGAACACTCCGTTAGGCACTCCCCTCCTTTCGGAGGGGTTGGGGGAGGCTTTAGTACCGTCATCCTTGCTGCTGGCGACTTCCCAACCCACGTCCTACCCCTTCACATCCTACGCACTGCGGAAAATCTGATTGTTTGTGATGGTGCTTTGGAGGATTTACTGGAATATGATATAGAGCCAACAGCAGTGGTGGGTGATGGCGATTCACTCTCTGAAGAGCTGAAACAACGCTATGCACACATCTATCATCCGATTTCGGAGCAGGAGTTTAACGACCTGACCAAGGCTACCCTCTTTGCTCGTTCACATCTAAAGATGGATGCATCTACCCATACTCGTCCTCGCTTCTGCTACCTCGGAGCGACGGGAAAGCGTGAAGATCATACTTTGGGCAACATCTCTCTCATGCTCTATTACTATCGTCAGTTGGCTATCAACCCAGTGATGGTAACCGACTATGGATATTTTGTTGCAGCATCGGGTACAATGCGCTTTGAATCATTCCCCGGACAGCAAGTAAGTATCTTCAATGCTACCTGCAAGGAGCTAAGTAGTAACGGACTGAAATGGGACGTCTATCCATTCAGCGAACTATGGCAGGGAACACTGAACGAAGCCTTATCGAATGAATTTACAATCCAAGCGGACGGTGATTACATAATTTACCGTACGCATAAAATATAA
- the pnuC gene encoding nicotinamide riboside transporter PnuC, which translates to MTLDMLGCIVGLIYIYQEYKASIWLWLTGIIMPVIYMFVYYEAGLYADFGMQIYYTLAAIYGFLYWKFGRKKGAEEIPITHYPRRLILPSLLVFLLLWAALYLILIKFTNSTVPVLDSFGNALSFIGLWALAKKYIEQWWIWIVVDIELAGLYVYKEIPFTAGLYAFYAVIAVAGYFKWRKEPPPTPPKGGECK; encoded by the coding sequence ATGACATTAGACATGCTGGGCTGCATCGTCGGCCTAATTTACATCTATCAAGAATACAAAGCGAGTATATGGCTTTGGTTGACGGGGATTATTATGCCTGTCATCTATATGTTTGTCTATTACGAGGCAGGACTGTATGCGGACTTTGGAATGCAGATATACTATACCTTAGCAGCCATCTATGGCTTTTTGTATTGGAAGTTCGGAAGGAAGAAAGGGGCGGAGGAGATTCCTATCACACACTATCCTCGACGTTTGATACTCCCCTCACTGCTTGTCTTCCTCCTTCTCTGGGCTGCACTTTATCTCATCCTCATCAAGTTCACGAACTCTACCGTACCGGTATTAGATAGCTTCGGCAATGCACTCAGCTTCATCGGACTGTGGGCGTTAGCAAAGAAATACATCGAACAGTGGTGGATATGGATTGTTGTCGACATCGAATTAGCAGGACTTTATGTATATAAAGAGATTCCTTTCACCGCAGGACTCTATGCGTTCTATGCTGTTATTGCAGTGGCAGGGTACTTTAAGTGGAGGAAGGAGCCTCCCCCAACCCCTCCGAAAGGAGGGGAGTGCAAATAG
- a CDS encoding TonB-dependent receptor: MKRIILFTAALTCVAAIKAQTVTDTLKQQHLDEVVVAGVRAPKSAPYAVSNIKKTELEAFSKSGRELPFLLSQTPGVLAWGENGLGTGTAAMRIRGAAGSRINITLDGVSLNSPEDQTVFWANMNSYASLMNSVQIQRGIGTSTNGDGAFGGSVSLATSAPSRKPSVEVSGSYGSYNTYNAGLKFSTGLLFNHLIFDGAYHETATDGYVNGTSGRSGSYYGGLTWLGDNFRISYKNIGNFEKTGQAWNGVVTGSNDLSLMDGTYGAKTGIMTYKDMYERGLGKFNQLYEYLQTDANGAFVKDANGNYETARYTMRDGSFWNKTTDNFYQNHNLLSFAFHPSNHWSHNVTLHYTYGYGYYSEFKHNTKFAKFGLAFTDSNGKFIKKSDFVRLKGLSQHTYGIVYTSNYKDESWDVTGGLNLQQFRGSHFGYLTYIKNEEADAKYRAGGNDYKYYDSKARKYDYSGFFKAKYNFADYWNVFMDLQIRHVEYMTDGQNDRFYKVGSGYQNQLLDISERYDFVNPKAGISYYRGGHKAYASIAHASREPERNNFTNNGSYPAPSPERMVDIEMGYQYNGRNWRAGVNLYYMNYNNQFVQTGAQSDIGANLTTNIKDSYRMGAELEAGWSPLSWLTVEGNATLSRNIIKDFDEMASVDWESSFRKIHYNHSTLAFSPSAILNGMLNLHYKGFEAVWHTNFVSRQYLDNTENMTRSLPCYSQTNVNLSYTLRPTKHIAGLKEAVFGVNLNNIFNRHYAASGWVYSSILDHDGHPNENRYTQIGFIPMAGFNMMGSVAVKF, encoded by the coding sequence ATGAAAAGAATTATCCTGTTTACTGCTGCACTGACGTGCGTGGCAGCTATAAAGGCGCAAACAGTGACGGACACGCTGAAACAACAACATCTCGACGAGGTCGTTGTGGCAGGTGTACGTGCGCCAAAGAGTGCACCATACGCTGTTTCTAATATCAAAAAAACGGAACTTGAGGCGTTTTCAAAGAGTGGACGTGAACTGCCTTTCCTCCTCTCACAGACACCGGGCGTATTAGCTTGGGGCGAGAACGGACTCGGAACGGGTACGGCAGCAATGCGCATCCGTGGTGCTGCAGGTAGTAGAATCAATATTACGTTAGATGGAGTATCGCTCAACTCACCAGAAGATCAGACCGTTTTCTGGGCGAACATGAACTCATACGCTTCGCTGATGAATAGTGTACAGATACAGCGTGGTATCGGAACATCAACCAATGGTGATGGTGCTTTTGGTGGTTCGGTGTCGTTGGCAACGAGTGCACCAAGCAGAAAACCGAGCGTAGAGGTGAGTGGTTCGTATGGTTCATACAATACATATAACGCTGGTTTGAAGTTCTCTACTGGTCTGCTCTTTAATCATCTTATCTTCGATGGAGCCTATCATGAGACCGCAACAGACGGATATGTCAACGGAACGAGTGGGCGTTCGGGTTCTTACTATGGTGGACTAACATGGTTGGGCGATAACTTCCGCATCAGTTATAAGAACATCGGCAACTTCGAAAAGACTGGACAGGCATGGAACGGTGTCGTTACGGGTAGTAATGACTTGAGTCTGATGGATGGTACCTACGGTGCTAAGACAGGTATCATGACCTATAAAGATATGTATGAGAGGGGGTTAGGTAAGTTCAACCAACTCTATGAATACCTGCAGACCGATGCTAACGGAGCCTTCGTTAAGGATGCAAACGGCAACTACGAGACAGCACGTTACACGATGCGTGACGGCTCATTTTGGAACAAGACGACAGATAATTTCTATCAGAATCATAACCTCTTATCGTTTGCTTTCCACCCTTCCAATCATTGGAGTCATAACGTAACCCTGCATTACACCTATGGTTACGGCTATTACAGCGAATTTAAGCATAACACAAAGTTTGCAAAGTTTGGTTTAGCGTTCACCGATAGCAATGGTAAGTTCATCAAGAAGTCTGACTTCGTACGCTTGAAAGGTTTGTCACAGCACACCTACGGCATTGTTTACACCAGCAATTACAAGGACGAGAGTTGGGATGTGACAGGCGGACTGAACCTACAGCAGTTCCGTGGCAGTCACTTCGGTTACCTCACCTATATAAAGAATGAGGAGGCAGATGCGAAGTATCGTGCTGGTGGCAATGATTATAAGTATTATGACTCTAAGGCACGTAAGTATGATTACAGTGGATTCTTCAAGGCAAAATACAACTTTGCAGACTATTGGAACGTGTTTATGGACCTGCAGATCCGTCATGTAGAATATATGACCGATGGTCAGAACGACCGTTTCTATAAGGTCGGAAGTGGCTATCAGAACCAGCTCTTAGACATCAGCGAGCGTTATGACTTCGTCAATCCCAAAGCAGGAATCAGCTATTATCGTGGTGGTCACAAGGCTTACGCATCTATTGCGCATGCCAGTCGTGAGCCAGAACGTAATAACTTCACCAACAATGGTAGTTATCCTGCACCATCGCCAGAGCGTATGGTGGATATCGAAATGGGCTATCAATACAATGGTCGCAACTGGAGAGCAGGGGTGAACCTCTATTATATGAACTATAACAACCAGTTTGTACAGACTGGTGCGCAGAGTGATATCGGTGCGAACCTGACGACAAACATCAAGGACAGCTATCGTATGGGAGCTGAGTTGGAGGCAGGTTGGAGCCCATTGTCATGGTTGACCGTTGAGGGTAACGCTACTTTGAGTCGTAATATCATCAAGGATTTTGACGAGATGGCAAGTGTAGACTGGGAGTCTTCGTTCCGTAAGATTCATTACAACCACTCCACTTTGGCATTCTCACCATCAGCCATCCTCAATGGTATGCTCAATCTCCATTACAAAGGCTTTGAGGCAGTATGGCATACAAACTTCGTCAGTCGTCAGTATCTCGACAATACCGAGAATATGACACGTTCGTTGCCATGCTATTCACAGACGAATGTCAACCTCAGCTACACCCTTCGTCCTACCAAGCACATTGCTGGTTTGAAGGAAGCTGTCTTCGGTGTGAACCTCAACAACATCTTCAATCGCCATTATGCAGCCAGCGGATGGGTATATAGTTCCATACTCGATCACGACGGTCATCCTAACGAGAACCGATATACGCAGATTGGTTTTATCCCAATGGCAGGGTTTAATATGATGGGAAGTGTTGCGGTGAAGTTTTAG
- a CDS encoding HdeD family acid-resistance protein, producing the protein MLHFFKSIRRSVKHWYIPLILGILFILCGIGVIMSPQDSYLTLSILFSLSFLVSGIIETFFALQNTKNLNGWGWYLVSGLISLIMGIFLLMYPALSMSILPLVVGFTLLFRSFELLGFAFEEKEAGVLNWGNLAIVSVLSIILSFILIANPVFTGISLVVFTGLSFISTGISSVILSFNLKKLKGSAQKLSDDLKNRIEDVEKEVKEATK; encoded by the coding sequence ATGTTGCATTTTTTCAAATCCATCAGAAGATCAGTAAAACACTGGTACATTCCCCTTATATTAGGGATTTTGTTCATTCTTTGTGGTATAGGGGTAATTATGTCACCACAAGATTCTTATCTTACCCTTTCAATACTCTTTAGTCTTTCGTTCTTAGTATCGGGGATAATTGAAACCTTCTTTGCCCTACAGAATACTAAAAATCTTAATGGTTGGGGCTGGTATTTGGTAAGCGGACTTATTTCATTGATAATGGGTATTTTTTTACTTATGTATCCTGCCCTATCAATGTCTATATTACCATTGGTAGTAGGTTTTACGTTGCTATTCCGTTCGTTTGAGCTACTTGGTTTTGCCTTCGAAGAAAAAGAAGCAGGCGTACTGAATTGGGGGAACTTAGCCATAGTGAGCGTATTGAGTATTATCCTCTCGTTCATTTTGATTGCTAATCCTGTCTTTACAGGTATCTCATTAGTAGTATTCACAGGTTTATCATTTATCTCCACAGGTATTTCATCTGTAATACTTTCGTTCAATCTGAAAAAGTTAAAAGGTTCTGCTCAAAAGTTATCAGATGATTTAAAGAACCGCATAGAAGACGTCGAAAAAGAAGTGAAAGAAGCTACGAAATAA
- a CDS encoding IS982 family transposase, whose product MITKDKVTEIFCIIDEFDKNLSAEFAKNLRLPSHNSDGKRYRNRKGRLSESEIMTILVCYHFGAYRNFKEYYLNWVKGVMRQDFPDAVSYNRFVELMPRVFFKMMLFMKLYAFGKCTGITFVDSTMIPVCHNVRRYYNKVFAGLAKDGKGTMGWCHGFKLHLLCNDSGEVITFCLTGANVDDRDSRVWTVFAKVLFGKVFADRGYIKQELFESLFGQGIQLVHGLKAKMKNKLMPMWDKIMLRKRYIIECINELLKNKANLVHSRHRSIHNFIMNLCSALTAYCFFDNKPEALPVYVEKTRQLELFSC is encoded by the coding sequence ATGATTACCAAGGACAAAGTTACTGAAATTTTCTGTATAATCGACGAGTTTGATAAGAATTTGAGTGCCGAATTTGCGAAAAACCTGCGTCTACCGTCTCATAACAGTGACGGCAAACGCTACCGAAACCGCAAGGGCAGGCTCTCAGAAAGTGAGATTATGACCATTTTGGTATGCTATCATTTCGGCGCATATCGCAATTTCAAGGAGTATTATTTGAATTGGGTCAAAGGGGTGATGCGTCAGGATTTTCCCGATGCGGTTTCCTATAACCGCTTCGTTGAACTCATGCCAAGAGTGTTCTTTAAGATGATGCTGTTCATGAAGCTCTATGCCTTCGGCAAGTGTACGGGTATAACATTCGTTGATAGCACAATGATACCCGTGTGTCACAATGTACGACGATATTACAACAAAGTCTTTGCCGGCCTTGCCAAGGACGGAAAGGGCACCATGGGCTGGTGCCATGGATTTAAGCTGCACCTGCTATGCAATGATTCTGGTGAAGTGATAACGTTCTGTCTTACAGGAGCAAATGTGGATGACAGGGATAGCAGGGTGTGGACGGTGTTTGCAAAGGTCTTGTTTGGGAAGGTCTTCGCTGATAGAGGATATATCAAGCAGGAACTCTTTGAGAGCCTGTTCGGTCAAGGTATCCAACTCGTTCATGGGCTCAAGGCTAAGATGAAGAACAAACTGATGCCTATGTGGGACAAGATCATGCTGAGGAAAAGATACATCATCGAGTGCATTAACGAACTGCTTAAGAACAAGGCCAACCTTGTTCACTCAAGACACCGCTCGATACACAACTTTATCATGAACTTGTGTTCTGCCCTTACAGCATACTGCTTCTTTGATAACAAGCCAGAGGCACTGCCGGTGTATGTGGAAAAAACAAGGCAGTTGGAACTTTTTTCATGCTAA
- a CDS encoding nucleoside 2-deoxyribosyltransferase: MWKKQGSWNFFHAKLIPNSSIDYINATDTVLTEHIGLGSLSVKARTKEDDVHIYERDTEWLRSSDVLIAECTNPSHGVGYELAYAEARNIPVHIFYDKRKANISAMLNGNAYFKVYPYENEAEIYPVLDIILGNK; the protein is encoded by the coding sequence ATGTGGAAAAAACAAGGCAGTTGGAACTTTTTTCATGCTAAACTTATCCCGAACTCAAGTATAGATTATATCAATGCGACGGATACGGTGCTGACGGAGCATATCGGATTAGGGAGTTTGAGCGTTAAGGCACGTACAAAAGAGGATGACGTACATATATATGAGCGTGATACAGAGTGGCTTAGGTCATCCGATGTGCTGATAGCAGAATGTACGAACCCCTCTCATGGCGTCGGTTATGAATTAGCATACGCTGAGGCTCGTAATATCCCTGTGCATATCTTCTATGACAAGCGCAAAGCCAATATCTCCGCAATGCTGAATGGCAATGCCTATTTTAAGGTTTATCCTTATGAGAACGAAGCAGAGATATATCCCGTTTTGGATATAATCTTAGGAAATAAGTAG
- a CDS encoding TonB-dependent receptor, which translates to MAQNSQGDSLTITGRVVDNKHQPMDGCILTIIQEKDSSILASSVTNEDGRYAISYPRTNDNLLLSLTGFNIKRQVKRITPTSQTVNFNTTYESITLKEVEIKARKLWGSRDTLNYLVSAYMKGQDRTIGDILKQLPGITLEGGMVKYQGVPINHFYIENMDMFAGKYSIATNGIKAEDVSTVQVMENHEHIKALQDQIPPESAAINLRLKKKAKGRWLKTIDLGVGFDSNGFLREVNAALMYFAQRQQHVFYYETDNNGSSVDWFKSYYGGSNIGASRLTSIIFPGSSPVGKSLRNNQHNLCFSNLNKLSETAEIKYNITYRHDIQRQSSYSQTTYLLPDASTRMMTEDISARNTTNAATMQLHFENNGSKTYLKNTLDLAGNWSDDNGLTLSNNARIQQHAFNRNLGLNNHTEWIQRTTNGGGFKLKTTNFVQTNPQALAIEGDMQTRQDVRLSNMGSYNSLTLIRNIRKHNWTIAPSAELNIEYVGLKSLLNDTAVTMATSGDMGYLQMKSNIGANLQYVKNTFRLSFNLPLSFNYINVDNEPIANETTKGKRTTLLFSPSFTMLWKATDNWTLSAGGSYGMFPTSWRSLFTAYLMSNYRTLNRYKVNLSENKSATIHGKIHYKNIPHQFFAYLSGAVSRSWSDMIYGTTIDQNAHTLLQAEYAPNHQNNFSMTANVRKEISWHDMSIGATADYSANTSKILRQSVITDYQYNSFFVSANLAFNLIKNIRLTENCRWAISQSKSGNYKNMIRNFSNEAALSMAFIPDRLILNTNLQYTHNSGFTDKKDYTFMNLSITFKTKKKIQFVLNVDNVFNTKTFIYRSNSNLSESYTLYQLRPRSVMLTTHFAL; encoded by the coding sequence ATGGCTCAGAATAGTCAGGGAGACTCTCTGACTATTACTGGTCGTGTGGTTGATAATAAACATCAACCTATGGATGGCTGTATTCTTACAATCATACAAGAAAAGGATTCTTCCATTCTTGCGAGTAGTGTGACCAATGAAGACGGCAGATACGCTATCAGCTATCCACGAACAAATGATAACCTTCTTTTAAGCCTGACAGGATTCAATATAAAACGGCAGGTAAAGCGGATAACTCCTACGAGTCAGACCGTTAACTTCAATACCACCTACGAGAGTATCACACTGAAAGAAGTAGAGATAAAGGCAAGAAAGCTATGGGGAAGTAGGGACACACTGAACTACTTGGTCTCTGCCTATATGAAAGGACAGGACAGAACCATTGGTGATATTCTCAAACAGCTACCAGGTATCACGTTAGAAGGTGGCATGGTGAAGTATCAAGGTGTACCTATCAATCATTTCTATATTGAGAACATGGATATGTTTGCGGGCAAATATAGCATCGCAACGAATGGTATTAAGGCTGAGGATGTCAGTACGGTGCAGGTGATGGAAAACCATGAACACATCAAGGCATTGCAGGATCAGATACCACCTGAATCGGCAGCTATCAACTTAAGGCTAAAGAAGAAAGCAAAGGGCAGATGGCTAAAGACTATAGACTTAGGTGTAGGCTTCGATTCTAATGGTTTTTTGAGAGAGGTCAATGCTGCCCTTATGTACTTCGCACAAAGACAACAGCACGTATTCTATTACGAAACAGATAATAATGGTTCAAGCGTTGATTGGTTTAAATCATACTATGGTGGGAGTAATATCGGAGCCTCTCGCCTAACATCCATCATCTTTCCGGGGTCATCTCCTGTAGGTAAGAGTCTACGTAACAATCAGCATAACCTATGTTTCAGTAATCTCAACAAACTAAGCGAAACGGCGGAAATAAAATATAACATAACTTACAGGCACGATATCCAACGGCAAAGTAGCTATTCGCAAACCACTTATCTGCTCCCTGATGCAAGTACTCGTATGATGACCGAAGACATTTCTGCGCGTAATACAACGAATGCAGCCACAATGCAGTTGCATTTTGAGAACAACGGCAGTAAGACTTATCTTAAAAACACACTTGATTTAGCAGGAAACTGGAGTGACGACAATGGACTAACTTTGTCTAACAATGCACGTATTCAGCAACATGCCTTTAACAGAAACTTAGGACTGAACAATCATACAGAATGGATTCAGCGTACAACCAATGGTGGAGGTTTTAAGCTAAAGACAACCAACTTTGTACAGACAAATCCACAAGCACTCGCCATTGAAGGGGATATGCAGACAAGACAAGACGTAAGACTCTCAAACATGGGAAGTTACAACAGCCTCACTTTGATAAGAAACATCCGAAAACACAACTGGACTATTGCGCCTTCCGCAGAACTGAATATTGAATATGTGGGACTGAAAAGTTTATTAAACGATACAGCTGTGACAATGGCAACGAGTGGAGACATGGGTTACTTGCAGATGAAAAGCAACATTGGAGCCAACCTACAATATGTCAAAAATACGTTCCGTCTATCGTTCAATCTGCCTTTATCTTTCAACTACATAAACGTAGATAACGAACCGATAGCTAACGAGACGACGAAAGGAAAGCGCACAACCCTACTCTTCTCGCCATCTTTTACAATGCTTTGGAAAGCAACGGATAATTGGACGCTTTCTGCAGGAGGGAGTTACGGAATGTTTCCTACGAGTTGGAGAAGTCTGTTCACTGCTTATCTGATGAGCAACTATAGGACACTGAACCGCTACAAGGTGAATCTATCGGAAAACAAATCGGCAACTATACATGGGAAGATACACTACAAGAATATCCCTCATCAGTTCTTTGCCTACCTCTCTGGGGCCGTTAGTCGCTCATGGAGTGACATGATTTATGGTACGACAATAGACCAGAATGCACATACACTATTGCAAGCTGAATATGCTCCGAACCACCAAAACAACTTCTCTATGACGGCAAATGTAAGAAAGGAGATTAGTTGGCACGACATGAGTATCGGGGCAACAGCTGATTATTCGGCTAACACAAGCAAGATACTGCGCCAGTCAGTCATCACCGACTATCAGTATAATAGTTTCTTCGTCTCTGCCAACCTTGCTTTTAATCTTATCAAGAACATCCGCCTGACAGAGAACTGTCGATGGGCAATCTCTCAATCAAAGTCGGGTAACTATAAAAATATGATTCGCAACTTTAGTAATGAGGCTGCGCTCTCCATGGCTTTTATCCCTGACAGACTGATACTTAACACCAACCTACAATACACGCATAATAGTGGTTTTACGGATAAAAAGGATTACACCTTTATGAATCTTAGTATCACCTTTAAAACAAAAAAGAAGATACAATTCGTCTTGAACGTCGATAATGTCTTCAATACAAAAACCTTTATATATCGTTCTAACAGCAATCTTTCCGAAAGCTACACCCTTTACCAGCTTCGTCCAAGAAGTGTGATGCTAACTACCCACTTTGCTTTATAA
- a CDS encoding GLPGLI family protein, whose protein sequence is MNSKIKLLLIALTLSVSANAQEKTELDVFKHTAIDTTQLIVSYDLTVKYDLSGQNNPDHEKVYTYIGRKVCQSFVESEHNVDLRMAKAFLRNGKRGSRASMKLVANVGETYIGYPKGKTTVIYNMDGAGSYLYQEATPKMQWKLTTEHKTLLDYDCTAATCSYRGRNYKVWFTTKIPLSYGPWKFTGLPGLVMEAETKEGDYHWTVTGIEKPKTATPIYFLDRNYVKTSRENTRKQERLLLKDPAGYLESYGYNFTTTNFSGQVVKLTLFTFDNPLERE, encoded by the coding sequence ATGAATTCGAAGATTAAACTACTACTCATTGCGCTAACCTTGTCGGTATCCGCAAATGCACAGGAGAAGACGGAATTAGATGTTTTTAAGCATACAGCAATCGACACAACGCAGTTGATTGTTTCTTATGACCTAACCGTTAAATATGACCTATCAGGACAGAATAATCCTGACCATGAAAAGGTATATACTTACATCGGACGTAAGGTGTGCCAGAGTTTTGTAGAGAGCGAGCATAATGTCGACCTGCGCATGGCTAAAGCCTTTCTACGTAATGGGAAGCGTGGCTCAAGAGCATCTATGAAACTCGTGGCTAATGTTGGTGAAACCTATATTGGCTATCCAAAGGGAAAGACAACAGTGATTTACAATATGGACGGAGCTGGCTCTTACCTTTATCAAGAGGCTACTCCAAAGATGCAATGGAAACTTACAACCGAACATAAAACACTTTTAGACTACGATTGTACAGCTGCAACCTGTTCTTATCGTGGAAGAAATTATAAGGTATGGTTCACTACCAAGATTCCGCTTTCTTATGGTCCTTGGAAGTTTACAGGGCTGCCAGGCTTGGTTATGGAGGCTGAAACCAAAGAGGGAGATTATCATTGGACGGTTACAGGCATAGAAAAGCCTAAGACAGCAACGCCTATCTATTTCCTTGACAGGAACTATGTAAAGACTTCTCGTGAGAACACACGCAAGCAAGAGAGGCTATTGCTGAAAGATCCTGCAGGCTACCTTGAGAGTTATGGCTACAACTTCACTACAACTAATTTCAGTGGACAAGTTGTGAAACTAACGCTCTTCACATTCGACAATCCTTTGGAACGAGAATGA
- a CDS encoding glycoside hydrolase family 130 protein: MKSLKDILPWEERPEGCKDVMWRYSKNPIIDRYHIPTSNSIFNSAVVPFGDGFAGVFRCDNKAVQMNIFAGFSKDGVNWEINHEPIKFEAGNTEMIESEYKYDPRVTWIEDRYWITWCNGYHGPTIGIAYTFDFKKFYQCENAFLPFNRNGVLFPEKINGKYAMLSRPSDNGHTPFGDIYISFSPDMKYWGEHRCVMKVTPFPESAWQCTKIGAGSVPFLTDEGWLLFYHGVINTCNGFRYSMGAAILDKDNPEKVLYRTRPYLLAPAATYELQGDVPNVVFPCAALQDGERVAVYYGAADTVVGMAFGYIKEIVEFTKNNSIL; this comes from the coding sequence ATGAAAAGTTTAAAAGATATTCTGCCTTGGGAAGAACGTCCAGAAGGATGCAAGGATGTGATGTGGCGTTATTCAAAGAACCCAATCATCGATCGTTATCATATTCCAACATCAAACAGTATCTTCAATAGTGCTGTTGTTCCTTTTGGGGATGGCTTCGCTGGTGTGTTTCGTTGCGACAACAAGGCGGTGCAGATGAACATTTTTGCTGGTTTCAGTAAGGACGGTGTGAACTGGGAAATCAATCACGAGCCTATTAAGTTTGAGGCTGGTAACACTGAAATGATTGAGTCAGAGTATAAGTATGACCCACGTGTTACATGGATTGAGGATCGTTATTGGATTACATGGTGTAACGGTTATCACGGACCAACAATCGGTATTGCTTACACCTTCGACTTCAAGAAGTTCTATCAGTGTGAGAATGCTTTTCTTCCATTCAACCGTAATGGCGTACTCTTCCCAGAGAAGATTAACGGAAAGTATGCGATGTTGAGTCGTCCAAGCGACAATGGTCACACTCCTTTCGGCGATATCTATATCAGCTTTAGCCCAGATATGAAGTATTGGGGCGAGCATCGTTGCGTAATGAAGGTGACTCCATTCCCAGAGAGTGCATGGCAGTGTACGAAGATTGGTGCAGGTTCAGTTCCTTTCTTGACCGATGAGGGTTGGCTTTTGTTCTATCACGGAGTAATCAACACCTGTAATGGTTTCCGCTATTCAATGGGTGCAGCTATCCTTGATAAGGACAATCCAGAGAAGGTTCTCTATCGTACTCGTCCATATCTTTTAGCTCCAGCTGCCACCTACGAGTTGCAAGGTGACGTACCAAACGTTGTCTTCCCATGTGCTGCTTTGCAGGATGGCGAGCGTGTAGCCGTTTACTATGGTGCAGCTGATACAGTCGTTGGTATGGCATTCGGCTATATTAAAGAGATTGTAGAGTTCACTAAGAACAATAGTATTTTATAA